One Nerophis ophidion isolate RoL-2023_Sa linkage group LG23, RoL_Noph_v1.0, whole genome shotgun sequence genomic window carries:
- the LOC133541454 gene encoding essential MCU regulator, mitochondrial-like, with amino-acid sequence MASALGRLRWLSPLTNVLASRLAVTPCRTAVSTSSGAILPQPKKTPFGLLRIAAVLVPFLYVGTRISKNFASLLEEHDIFIPEDDDDDY; translated from the exons ATGGCGTCGGCCCTCGGTCGTCTTCGCTGGCTTTCGCCGCTCACAAATGTCCTCGCCTCGCGGTTGGCTGTAACGCCGTGCCGGACAGCCGTGAGCACCTCCTCCGGGGCCATTCTGCCCCAACCCAAGAAG ACCCCCTTCGGCCTTTTGCGGATTGCAGCGGTGCTGGTGCCCTTCTTGTATGTGGGGACTCGGATCAGCAAGAACTTTGCTTCGCTACTGGAGGAACACGACATTTTTATCcccgaggacgacgacgacgactaCTGA